The genomic segment GTCGCGACTTTTGGAACTTCGGCAGGCGGCTTCATGGCGTTCGATCCGAACGGCAACCTCTGGGCAACATCGCAGAACGCCGTCGTCGTCGAGTACGTGCCGCCGTTCACGAACAGCACCGTCGAATCCAACGGTTTAACCGACGGCATCACCGATTCGTACGGAATCGCCTTCGACTCCGGCGGCGATATGTTCATATCAAACGCAGACAGCAGTGGAACGATCGTCATGTACCCTGCGCCGTACACGACCTTGGGCACGACGATCACGGTTCCCGACACGAACCCCGGATTGCACGGACTTGCCGTCTCAGGCTCCCAGCTTTTCGTGGCCGACACGAGAAACAACAGGATCCTGGTCTATAATCTGCCGCTGGGCGGCAACGTGCCGAGTGTGACCTTCACGACGACGGCACCACTGGGGTTGACGGTCGACACTCACGGCAACCTCTATATCACCGAACAGGGCCACGACAAGATCGACGTGTTCACGCCGCCGTTCTCGAACTCCAGCTCGCCCGCGCGATCGATAACGAGCGGATTGAGCGGCGCCTTCGGCTTGAGCTTCTTTTAAACCCAAACCCTCTAAGTCATGGACCTAACATCCGAGGAACGCGCGCTGGCACGCATGGTTGCCGACGGCAAGTCAAATCGCGCCATCGCGGTCGCTCTTGGGGTAAGCCTGCGCACGGTTGAAAATCGCCTACAGGTTATCTTTGCAAAGCTCGACATTGAGTCGCGCGACGCGCTGGAAGCGATCGCTCTGGAGGAAAGCAAGTCAAGCTAGCGTCTGGGGGAAAACGGCTCGCGTCCAAGGTGCCGCCGCGGGTGCACAGCCAAGAAAACGACTCTTGGAGGCACCTTCGCCGGCTCGGGCGCGTTTGCAACTCTTCGGCACGCCGCTTCTCTATGACGGCGCGGGGGGGTCGCGCCTCGCTCTGCCCGCGAAAAGCCTTGCTCTACTAGCTCTGCTCGCAATCGAACACGACCGTCCGCATCTGCGCGCGCGGCTCGCCGAACGTTTATGGCCCGAGGTTACCGACGAAGAAGCGCGCGCAAACCTCCGCCGGCATCTCCACCTGCTCGCGCACGCGCTGCCCGCGAATGCGCTCATCCTGACGAAGAACGGCGTGCAATGGAACCATGCTGCGCTCGACGCCGACGTTATCTTCTTTCTCACATCTTCGTCCGACCCGCAACACCTGCGCGGCGCGGTGTCACTTTGGAGTGGCGAGCTTTGCGCGGGCATCCACGACGACGCATTGGAAGAAGGCCGAACCGTGCTCGCTCGGCGCTACGCTTCGATGCTGCGAACGCTCTTCGAAGCATCCCGTGACGAAGGCGACGCTACAGCCTGTACGACGTATTTGGAGCGCCTCTGCGCTTTCGATCCGCTCGACGAACGCACGATCCGCGCACTTATGGAAGTGCGCACGCAGACCGGCGATCGCGCCGGGGCCTTGCGCGAATACAACGCACTCGTCCAACGTTTGCGCATCGAACTCGAAACCGAACCCGAGCAGGCGACGACGGAGCTATTCCGGCGCATTCTCTACGGTGACGCAACCGCCGCAGCGGCGCATAATTTCATTCCATTTTCCACCTCCTTCGTGGGCCGCGAGATCGAGCTCGATGCTATCGCGCAGGCGCTGAAAACCTGCCGCGTCATTTCGCTGACCGGGCCGGCGGGCGTCGGAAAGACTCGCTTGGCGTGCCGTAGTGCGATGAATCACCTCGGCGCCTATCCCGGCGGCGTATGGTTCGTCGACGTGAGTGTAGCGCGCAGTCGCGCGGAGTTGCGGGCGCGAACGGCGCAGGTCCTGGAAACAGCAAGATCGGCCGGTACTGGGGTCGATTTGAAACGTCTCCTAATCCTAGACAACTGCGAACATGTGCTCGAAGAAGCGCGGGAGTTCGTCGACGAGCTGTTGGCTGAGACCACGACGCAGTTCCTGGTAACGAGTCGCCAACGCCTTTCCTGCGCGTCCGAGCACGTGATTCCGGTCGCGCCCTTGCCCGTGCCTCCCGAGCTCACTGCGTATCGTGCAGACGAGATCGCGCAGTATTCGGCCGCCAGGCTTCTTCTCGAGCGTGCGGTTACCGTGGCCCCGTCGTTCCGCATAAATCCAGAGAACGCGCATGCCCTCGTGGATGTCCTACGGCGCCTTGACGGCTTGCCGCTTGCAATCGAGCTCGTAGCGGCGCGCGCAAATCTGTTAACGATGGAAGGCATTCGCAAACGTCTCGACGATCGCTCGCGTGCCTTCGCGAACCGCGCCGCGCCTTCACGCCATACTACCCTGAACGATGCGCTGGCGTGGAGCGTGGAATTGCTCTCCGACCAAGAGCGTCTCCTGTTCGAGCGCGTCGCCGTCTTTCCATCGTCGTTTGACATGGAGGCAGCAGAGGCGATTTGCGGCGACGGGCGAATCGACGTCGTTGCCACCCTTTCCGAATTGGTCGAGGCCTCGTTGGTCGGCACCATTCTCGACGGCGATAGCGCGCGATACTCGCTTCTCGTAACCACGCGCTCCTTCGCAAGCCTTTACTTGCAAGCGTCCGGCGAGTGGGACGCCGTTCGATACGGACACGCTCGGTATTTTGCCACGATTGCCGAAGCACTCCGAAAGATCGACGCCTCGGAAGTCGAGGAACGCATCAATGCCTTGCGCTCAGATCTCGGCAACTTCGTCGCCGCCCTCGAGTGGTGCATCGAGTGCGACGACTTTGAAATCGGTGCGCGCCTCGTCGCTGGTGTGGCTCGGTACATGACGCAGCATGCGAATTGCCGACAATATCTCAGCCTATCTGAACGTTTTCTGGAACAGGTGGCAGCGTCGCAGCCGCCTTCAGAGGAACTCGCGTTGTGCTATCGCGCTGCCGGAATTCTTTCCAACACCTGCACGGAGTGGGGCCGTGCGCGCCGATACAACGAGCGTGCGCGAGATATCTTCGCAGCAATTGGGAACCACAGAGCCGCTTCCAACGCGCAGGCTGCACTCGCCGCAGCGGAGATCGAGGCTGGTAATTTCGAGAAGGCGGAGCGTTTGCTCCTCGAAGTCCTACGCGAGCAAGAGCACGTGGACGACGGGAACACGCTCGGCCGTACGCTGAACTTTCTCGGTGCCTTGTATCTGTCGACCGGACGCCTTGATGAGGCTCGAATCCACCTGACACGTTGCCTCGAAGTATTCCGAGCGCTCGGCGACATGAACAACGTGAGCGTGGCGCTAAAGAACCTTGCTCTGGTCGAGTACCACGCCGGTGATTTGCGCGCGGCAACCGAGCGCATAGAAGCAGCGTTAGCCTTGCGCGCAACGCATCACGACGTTCTCAGATTCGTCGACGCAGTCAACCTTCAAGGGACGATCCTTCGGCGACAAGGACGCCTCCCTCAGGCGCTGGGCAGACACGCGGACGCGTTGGAACATCTGGTGCGGCTCGAAGAGTGCCGCCTCATTGCGGACGTTCTCGAAGACGTGGCACATTCGTGCGCCGAGGCCGGCGACGCCCACACCGCCGCGCTTGCCGCAGGGGTGGCGTCATCGATTCGATCGAGGCTCGGTGCTCCGATGGACCCGGTTACCGCCTCTTCCTGGGATGAGCTCGGGGAGCGGCTCCGCTTCGCGCTGGGGCCAGACGCGTTCCAAACAATTTTCGGCCGAGGGGCGGGTGCTGCGCGTAGCGCCGTACTGGCGGAAATCACCGCGGCCGTACGGGCCACTGCTCGGGCCCCTGTTCGCTTTTCCCGCCTGACGGAGTCACAACCAGATAGTGGGTTCTAATATACTTGACGCCTCTGCCTACCGAGCGGTATGGCAGCGAGGACAGGGCGGCGCTGAAAGTCGGTGTCTGCGGCTAGGCCGCTTTCCGGTCTTTAATCCGCGACCAGAGCAGGCGGAAGCCAATGAATGCGGACACCGGAAGCAGGATGGCCCGCCAATCCGGGGCTCCCGAGTTCTCAAAAGCGGCAGCGCCTGCGACGAGATCACCAACCATGAAGTACACGGTTTCGAGGACGTAGTAGATCGCCAGGGAGAGAACGAGCGCCAGGAGCACCCACCCGACCCTACCCACGCTTACGAGCCTTCTTGAGCCGAGGGTTCTTAATGCTTGGCCGCTTTTTACGTTTGGGGCGGGCGGCTTCCAGGGCGTCCACCTCAGCCTTAGGGACATGGGCCAGCGCCGCTACTACCTCATCAAACTCTAGGTCGCCATCGTGCTTGCTATTGTCCATATGGGTTGACACTAGGCGCAGTATAGCACCTTACAATCTCCTATGAAGGCGCGGATCGTGGTGCGCGGATGGCTGGACTCGAACCAGCATCCCCCCAGTTAGCAGCCGGGCGCTCTTTCCAGTTGAGCTACACCCGCACGGCGATCCGAATGTCTCAGGGGCCCGCCGATGCTGCTCACACACCATCCCGGGCCCCTTTGCTTTTACTCCAGGAGCTTCACGCAGTCCGCATCGACGTATTCGATGCCTTCCCGCTTCCCGGACCGCTGAAGCGTAAGGCGGACGTACTGCCGCTGCTTCGAGGTCCCGGCGATCTCCCTCGGCAGGCGCTGGCATAGCTCCGCGAAGGTTAGCCTCCGGGCGGTGATGCCCTCAAGCACCTTGCGCGACTCGCTTAGAGCCCGCGAGGCAGTGGACTTGGGATCGGGCTTAAAGGCATGCCGCCGCCCGCGCTGCGACCGAGGTTTCGGGGCTTTCTCCGAGACGTGGCCGTTCGTCATGGACTTGGCCCGCGCAATCAAGCGCCGGACCGCCGCCAGATCGGACTCAAGCTCAGATTCTTGTGCCTGGAGCCCCTCCAGGTAACCGATGCTGCTCACTCGGGCAGTATACACTACTCACGCAATACTGGCAAACACGCGTTGCGCTTGCTATGCGAACACCCGTGCGGCTAACTCCTGGCGATTAGCTCCCTGTAGGTCAGGCGTTTTTGGTCGGCTCCGCGTGCCGCGGCCACGAAGCGACGACCGTCGGGATTCCCACTCGCGTTGAAGCGGAACACCTGCTCGGCAAGGTAG from the Candidatus Dormiibacterota bacterium genome contains:
- a CDS encoding LuxR C-terminal-related transcriptional regulator; amino-acid sequence: MDLTSEERALARMVADGKSNRAIAVALGVSLRTVENRLQVIFAKLDIESRDALEAIALEESKSS
- a CDS encoding BTAD domain-containing putative transcriptional regulator, producing the protein MEAPSPARARLQLFGTPLLYDGAGGSRLALPAKSLALLALLAIEHDRPHLRARLAERLWPEVTDEEARANLRRHLHLLAHALPANALILTKNGVQWNHAALDADVIFFLTSSSDPQHLRGAVSLWSGELCAGIHDDALEEGRTVLARRYASMLRTLFEASRDEGDATACTTYLERLCAFDPLDERTIRALMEVRTQTGDRAGALREYNALVQRLRIELETEPEQATTELFRRILYGDATAAAAHNFIPFSTSFVGREIELDAIAQALKTCRVISLTGPAGVGKTRLACRSAMNHLGAYPGGVWFVDVSVARSRAELRARTAQVLETARSAGTGVDLKRLLILDNCEHVLEEAREFVDELLAETTTQFLVTSRQRLSCASEHVIPVAPLPVPPELTAYRADEIAQYSAARLLLERAVTVAPSFRINPENAHALVDVLRRLDGLPLAIELVAARANLLTMEGIRKRLDDRSRAFANRAAPSRHTTLNDALAWSVELLSDQERLLFERVAVFPSSFDMEAAEAICGDGRIDVVATLSELVEASLVGTILDGDSARYSLLVTTRSFASLYLQASGEWDAVRYGHARYFATIAEALRKIDASEVEERINALRSDLGNFVAALEWCIECDDFEIGARLVAGVARYMTQHANCRQYLSLSERFLEQVAASQPPSEELALCYRAAGILSNTCTEWGRARRYNERARDIFAAIGNHRAASNAQAALAAAEIEAGNFEKAERLLLEVLREQEHVDDGNTLGRTLNFLGALYLSTGRLDEARIHLTRCLEVFRALGDMNNVSVALKNLALVEYHAGDLRAATERIEAALALRATHHDVLRFVDAVNLQGTILRRQGRLPQALGRHADALEHLVRLEECRLIADVLEDVAHSCAEAGDAHTAALAAGVASSIRSRLGAPMDPVTASSWDELGERLRFALGPDAFQTIFGRGAGAARSAVLAEITAAVRATARAPVRFSRLTESQPDSGF